In Toxoplasma gondii ME49 chromosome V, whole genome shotgun sequence, the DNA window aagctgcatgcagaccaACGGGCATTCATATTGACCTGGGTTCGTACAGCGACGTCGATgtctatgcatgcatactTCGTCATCAATatacgtgcatgcatacatccgtacaaacatgtatatatatatatatatatatatacatttagggtttagggtttatacatatatatatatatatatatatatgtatatatgtatatatatatatatatatacatttagggtttagggtttatacctatatatatatatatatgtatatatgtatatatgtatatatgtatatatgtatatatatatatatatatgtgtagaaATACGTGAAGCgacatgtgtgtatgtgcgcatgcagacgtaCCACTCTGTAAAGCTACATCCAGAGGGGTCCATATGCACgtaatgtatatataaatatatatgcacgtatatatatatatatatatatatatatatatatgcgcatgtatatatatgcatatatgcatagatgcgtatctgtgtatatgtatatctacgttaccttctgcagcttctttcAGGTGCTTGGTTGCGACGCGGAGACTTTGGAGCAGGCGCTGGTGCATGAATTGTCGATGTTGTTTTTCGGAGTGAGAGGCGgcggcagctgcatgcatggcaATATGGCTTAGCCGCCTGTGGGCGCCCTCGGCGGCGGCGCGCGCAGCATGGAGGTGTTCCTTCAGCTCCGTTTGCCGTCtcaagagaagcagcgaagaggagactgcagaggagagagacgcggcagatggagaagagacggaagaagcagcagacgaagaagatggcGGAGTCGACGAGACTGGGGAGGAGTCGCGGGAGGAAGGCCGGCCGGACGCGGAGAGGTAgccagcgtctcctcgccaggACGTCTCGTCTTTCCGCGAGAGGCGGGAGCCTTGCAGGGCAGTTTCGGATGCAGAGGAGACGTCAGAAAgctgcttcgtctcgcctCGGTGACGCAGCTCCTGTTCCTCCCCTTCGCGCGGACGCCCGTCGttcgctgccgcctccagACGGCTGTCGCCGGtggcagaggagacggacagGGAGTTGATCTCCGCTTTAAGACGACGAAtcgaggacgagaagcgccgcagctgctgcagcaaaTCCTGCACCATTCGACAGTCTTCCAGGTACGCCGCGTCGGCTGCGGCGGCAggcgccgcatgcagagggaggAGCGCCACCGCCtggggagaggcagaaggcagcgacgcCTGGAATGCAAAAGACatcgcgaaaaaaaacgccaGAGGTACGAGCAacaagaggggagaggacgaagcgcGTAGAGCGGGGAGAGGAGGgtgcagaaagaaaagcaagggaagcaaagaagagagaaagaagacagagaacaacGAACGGAGGCTGGAGAGTCGTCAGGACAGGAGTCGCGTGAGCGTCTGAAAAAGACTTGGACGTTTCGAACAGATAAATGGACCTctcacagagagagggccGAGGATCGAGGCCGGAGCTACAGCCGAGCgacgggaagagaaggaagaacagagaccttagaaggagagaaaatgtCTCGACCCTGAGAGGAcgcgaggcgagacaggaCAGATGATTAGAGTCGAGAGCGGTCCGGCGGAGtggacggagaaaaaaccggAAAGGAACCTGGCGCTGGACGGCGCGAGCGGACCTGAAATGAAGGCTGGAAGGGCagcaagacgaagacgatCGCAGCAGGTGCAGAGTCGCTGAAAAAAGCTGAGGAAGactcgagaaacgaagcaacGAACCGACAGGGAGGCAAactcgaggagaggaggcgacttgaaggaggaacagggaacgagacagaagaggaaaggagacgcagaggaaagagaaagaataacgcagcaagagagagaagagaaatcgagaagaagcgacggcTGCGATGGCGCTTTTGACCGAGGacgaaaggaaaggagacagagaagcccAGCCTGCCTCAGCGACAAACAGATGAGAAGGACGCGGGTGAACCTGCCACTGCACAGGACGCGAGAAGGATAGCCGGAGCTGCTATGAGTCTCCCTTTCTCACGGGAGGCTTCTACTCCGAAAACGaagttccttttttcctctttttgcGTCCAGTTCAACGACCGCGCTGTGAAGAAGTCAGGAGCGCATGGAGAGCGTCGGCAAAACTGCACACCTGCGACCTTTCGCAGACGTCGAGAGAAGGCCCACTGGAGTGCAGCGTCTCCTTGGAAAGTTGAGGGTAAACTGGaagtctgtctctgttgtgaagagaaaaatgaactgctttctttctgaaggaaggcagaaggcaggcgaaagcgtttttcctcctcccttcaGGTCGACCGACAACGACCTTCTCCCCCGTCGTCCGATAGGGGAACAtcgctttcgcctctcgTATTTTCTTCATGATTTTCTGGTGCATCTTGTTTCCggtgcgtcttctccttgttttctttgcctttcatctctttcccatccttctccctctctgtctcctgccttctctttggtctctctccgctcttcgctcgcgttttctcccgaCCCGTCCTCTCCCCCTGTCGAAGTCTACACTGTTAAAGAACGATGCCTCGTCCACTCGCCAGTCGTCGCCTCTCGGCgctccgcgcatgcagacgcaccagtctcgcctctgtttcATCTGCTGGTCGCTactcctctcttccgtcgGCTCCCCTGTCTTTGTGCTTTCCCGATGCTCCCTCGGTCTGTcgtcctttttctgtttgccGCTCCCATTTGTAtgctcccttttctccgGAGTCCTTTGATTCCTCACAACGGTCCTCTGCACAGACTTATCGCCACAGGCGCTtcatttcctctctcgccgctgtctccacagTTAGATCCCCTACTTCAACTGGAAACAATCCtgcctccccttcttcccccgtttcctcctcttcgtcttcatctgttcttttctcttcttcctgcgttcttcctgctttttctgcttcctctgtttctgcctcttctgcttcttcctccgttcccttctctgcttcctgcgttcttcctgctttttcttgtttccattcgattcgggagaggagaggtgACGGACGAGAAGGTTGCCTCCGCCTCGGAAGCGCGCCCCCGctcgtcgctcttcggcGACTCGGCTGTGAGAAGACCAGTGAGCTTCCTGCTCTGCcgaagacgcgcgcgcgcttcttctccgtcaacgcgggagaagctccagagcgaggcgaaggcaagGACGCAGCAGAAAACACTGGAGAGcgcgcggagacgcagaagttccgggaggagaaggactcCCCGGAAAAGGctgggaaggagacagagggcgacTCTGCAGAAACCACAGCGTCTCGCGCTGAATCCCCGACGGAGGCCAAGGACGCGAGAGGCGGTGGGGGAGCGAAGGATGGCGCAGAGGATCAGCCGGCATCCGTCGCAGGCCTGTCTTCTCCACCATCGCTCTccgaggaaagcgaggcgGCAACGACGCCTGCACCTCCCGCCGCGTCCCTTCCTCCTCAGTGGTGGGATTGCCCTGAGGCGCTCGTCGAGTTTCTCCTTCCGCCGCCAGTGGAAAACTTCTTCAGCGTCGACGGCGCAGACCTGGACCGGGGGCGCGTCGAGGCGGTGATCCGCCGGGTGTACACACACTCGAAGGCGGACCTGGCGGCGCCTGCAGAGCCTTCTGCTTGGAGTTCAGACACCGCGTCAGCGACTGGCGACGCGCCGGCGCCTTGGTTGCAGTACCCTGAGCCGAACGCGCTGTGGCCGAATCCGCTGCTGCACAATCACCGTCTGAAGCCGTTTTTGCATCCAGCGCGCCGAGAGCAGGGTTCTGGTGAGGCggcggagagcgagaggaaacgcctCTCTGGGGAGGAGGCCGATGCCGCTGCCCTGGAGGCGAAGCAACTCCGCATGAACAAGCACAGACTGGAGCATCTCTGGAAGTTTGCGCGAAGCTACGGGATGTCCTGGGATGCGTTGGACGAGGTTTACATTCGCTTCGTGCAACTCAAGCGCAGCCGCGAGGCCCAGtgggaggcgaagcgaggcGAGATTCTTCAGTACGCCGCCGTTgtggcagcgagagaagttcgagagaaacgaaagaaggaaaTTGAGGAGGCGGGAATGGACTTGGCATCTGTGCAGCCTGAGCACCGCGAACAGATGCTGCTGCCTCGCAGCCTGTACAGAAAGCAGACGCGACGGTGAGaggggaggggaggagactGCGAAGGCGGAACTGAGGAAGCGGGTATGGGGGTGTgagtggagaaacgaaaagaaggcaaaggaaacgagaggatGCGACGACGTCGAAGAAGTGACGCGCGCAGACAACAACTCAGCGGACGACACAGAATAGCGTCGAGTGAATGACGAGAACGCGACAaagtgaaagaagaagcagaaagaaggagacaaggaaagacgGTGGGAATTCGTTGGGTGTGTGCAACAGGTGATGCCGGGGTCAAGCGATGTTTGTCGTGATGCTTATCAACGATTCCcggttcctcttctcgcgcagACGATCAAAGAGAATCGCATTTATAGACATGTTcctataaatatatagagatatatatagaggTAGATAAATCCATTTGTATACGTGAGT includes these proteins:
- a CDS encoding hypothetical protein (encoded by transcript TGME49_220200) codes for the protein MPRPLASRRLSALRACRRTSLASVSSAGRYSSLPSAPLSLCFPDAPSVCRPFSVCRSHLYAPFSPESFDSSQRSSAQTYRHRRFISSLAAVSTVRSPTSTGNNPASPSSPVSSSSSSSVLFSSSCVLPAFSASSVSASSASSSVPFSASCVLPAFSCFHSIRERRGDGREGCLRLGSAPPLVALRRLGCEKTSELPALPKTRARFFSVNAGEAPERGEGKDAAENTGERAETQKFREEKDSPEKAGKETEGDSAETTASRAESPTEAKDARGGGGAKDGAEDQPASVAGLSSPPSLSEESEAATTPAPPAASLPPQWWDCPEALVEFLLPPPVENFFSVDGADLDRGRVEAVIRRVYTHSKADLAAPAEPSAWSSDTASATGDAPAPWLQYPEPNALWPNPLLHNHRLKPFLHPARREQGSGEAAESERKRLSGEEADAAALEAKQLRMNKHRLEHLWKFARSYGMSWDALDEVYIRFVQLKRSREAQWEAKRGEILQYAAVVAAREVREKRKKEIEEAGMDLASVQPEHREQMLLPRSLYRKQTRRLFFEWRRSYLAPWRPGGLQKLMKAVVTMRMLQRETRERFLFLDEERSKRREEREEEQARLEEELVTLLQRQAKNGVANLDLEKSEGAAATKDRTSFDIWEFDGVGAKQTGAPDSEEEEEELEGDEELGEEARG